Proteins encoded by one window of Agrobacterium vitis:
- a CDS encoding ABC transporter substrate-binding protein — protein sequence MRFFIGGVTAIALALGLACPSQAQEKTTLSITRQPGILYLASHVMETQKLIEKQAAAEGLQGITVEWRTFSGGGAQTDALLAGNVDVVNTGTGNLLLLWDRTRGKVKGIITSSAQPVIMVSNDPRIKTLKDIQDGDKIAVPTVGVSTQAILLQMAAAKLYGDDQVKKFDKNTVQLGHPDALAAIANSKHEVKNHFSAPPFQYVELKQPGVHKVTDSREIIGGALTQATFFTTTSFAEANPKLVKALRVATEEAIAFIKKDPKAALEAYKTVSGDKTSLDDLMVMMKEPGMDEWRTDPQGTMKFATHLHKVGTLKTMPKAWTDYYLPDSAYLNGN from the coding sequence ATGCGTTTCTTTATCGGCGGAGTGACCGCCATTGCCCTTGCTTTGGGATTGGCCTGTCCAAGCCAGGCACAGGAGAAAACCACCCTGTCTATCACCCGCCAGCCTGGGATTCTTTACCTCGCAAGCCATGTGATGGAGACCCAGAAGCTCATCGAAAAACAAGCGGCAGCCGAAGGTCTTCAAGGCATTACCGTTGAATGGCGCACCTTTAGCGGTGGCGGCGCGCAGACCGATGCGCTGCTGGCCGGCAATGTCGATGTCGTCAATACCGGCACCGGCAATCTTCTGCTTTTGTGGGATCGCACCCGCGGCAAGGTGAAGGGGATTATCACCAGTTCGGCCCAGCCAGTAATCATGGTCTCCAACGACCCGCGCATCAAAACACTGAAAGATATCCAGGATGGCGATAAAATCGCCGTGCCGACCGTCGGCGTCTCGACCCAGGCGATCCTGCTGCAAATGGCGGCGGCCAAGCTTTATGGCGACGATCAGGTCAAGAAATTCGACAAGAACACTGTGCAGCTTGGTCATCCGGATGCGCTGGCGGCAATTGCCAATTCAAAGCATGAGGTCAAGAACCACTTTTCCGCGCCGCCCTTCCAATATGTCGAGTTAAAGCAGCCCGGCGTCCACAAGGTGACGGATTCCCGCGAAATCATCGGCGGAGCGCTAACCCAGGCGACATTCTTCACCACCACCAGTTTTGCCGAGGCAAACCCGAAGCTGGTCAAGGCGTTGCGGGTCGCAACGGAAGAGGCCATCGCCTTTATCAAGAAAGATCCGAAGGCTGCACTTGAAGCCTACAAAACCGTGTCAGGCGACAAGACCAGCCTTGATGACCTGATGGTCATGATGAAGGAACCCGGCATGGACGAGTGGCGCACCGATCCACAAGGCACGATGAAATTTGCCACGCATCTCCATAAGGTCGGTACGCTCAAGACCATGCCGAAGGCCTGGACCGATTATTATCTGCCCGATAGCGCCTATCTCAACGGGAATTGA
- a CDS encoding GntR family transcriptional regulator, producing MDGCMNGTIRSGQLDRSRQVALQVHEILRDRILKVQLVPGTILSRASLQLEFGVSQTPVRDALMRLQEEDIVEVYPQYATVVAKIDIDHARQAQFLRLSIELEAVRRLTEEAPDETAKELGAILASQKEVATQATYDTFDGIDREFHRKLYEKSGILQLWANVRRQSVHLDRLRRLNLPMPGKMQTVLEDHEAIVAAIASGNPEAAASALRKHLSGTLSIIDLISAEYPDYIRK from the coding sequence ATGGATGGGTGCATGAACGGAACGATCAGGAGCGGACAATTGGACCGCTCGCGACAGGTGGCATTACAGGTTCATGAAATCCTGCGCGACAGGATCCTGAAGGTGCAATTGGTGCCGGGCACGATCTTGTCGCGCGCCTCGTTGCAACTGGAATTCGGCGTGAGCCAGACACCGGTGCGCGATGCGCTGATGCGCTTGCAGGAAGAGGACATTGTCGAAGTCTATCCGCAATATGCAACGGTCGTTGCCAAGATCGATATCGATCACGCCAGACAGGCGCAGTTCCTTCGGCTATCGATCGAACTCGAAGCGGTCAGACGCCTGACCGAAGAGGCGCCGGACGAGACCGCCAAGGAGTTGGGCGCTATCCTGGCCAGTCAAAAAGAAGTGGCCACGCAAGCGACCTATGACACTTTTGATGGCATAGACCGCGAGTTTCACCGTAAACTTTATGAGAAGAGCGGCATTCTACAGCTATGGGCAAATGTGCGACGACAAAGCGTCCATCTCGACCGGCTGCGGCGTCTCAACCTGCCGATGCCCGGCAAGATGCAGACCGTACTCGAGGATCATGAAGCGATTGTTGCAGCGATTGCATCTGGCAATCCTGAGGCTGCCGCCTCGGCGCTTAGAAAACACCTGTCGGGTACACTTTCGATCATCGATCTCATCAGCGCGGAATATCCGGATTATATTCGCAAGTGA
- a CDS encoding ABC transporter ATP-binding protein, whose product MMQATAAAERLAPAPEKAPLLSVDRVTLRYKTPNLLITATEDVSFDVRESDRFVLLGPSGCGKSTLLKAVGGYMTPVSGTIHINGRQVKAPGPDRMMVFQEFDQLMPWKTVLENVMFPLLVARKMPRPEAEALARHYIDKVKLTRAVNSYPHTLSGGMKQRVAIARGMAMQPDILLMDEPFAALDALTRRQMQDELLQLWEDTKFTVIFVTHSIAEAIKISNRILLLSPHPGRVKAEVVDVDKVSQADGSAAALERDIHNLLFSNEPGHKE is encoded by the coding sequence ATGATGCAGGCAACCGCTGCCGCTGAGCGCCTTGCGCCGGCCCCCGAAAAAGCGCCGCTTCTTTCCGTTGATCGCGTTACGCTGCGTTACAAAACGCCTAATTTGCTGATTACCGCCACCGAGGATGTCAGTTTCGATGTGCGGGAATCCGACCGCTTCGTGCTGCTCGGCCCGTCCGGCTGTGGCAAGTCGACGCTGTTGAAAGCCGTTGGCGGTTATATGACGCCGGTCTCCGGCACGATCCATATCAATGGCCGCCAAGTGAAAGCCCCGGGACCGGACCGGATGATGGTGTTCCAGGAGTTCGACCAGCTGATGCCCTGGAAGACCGTGCTGGAAAACGTGATGTTCCCGCTTCTCGTCGCCCGTAAAATGCCAAGGCCCGAAGCCGAGGCACTGGCCCGCCATTATATCGACAAAGTCAAGCTGACCCGGGCCGTCAACAGCTACCCTCATACGCTGTCCGGCGGCATGAAGCAGCGCGTGGCAATTGCCCGTGGCATGGCCATGCAGCCGGATATCCTGTTGATGGACGAGCCTTTCGCCGCACTCGACGCGCTGACCCGACGGCAGATGCAGGACGAATTGCTTCAGCTTTGGGAAGACACCAAATTCACCGTGATTTTCGTCACCCATTCGATTGCCGAGGCGATCAAGATTTCCAACCGCATTCTGCTGCTGTCACCGCATCCAGGGCGGGTGAAGGCCGAGGTTGTCGATGTCGACAAGGTGAGCCAAGCGGATGGCAGCGCCGCAGCTTTGGAGCGCGACATCCATAACCTGCTGTTCTCCAACGAACCCGGTCACAAGGAATAG
- a CDS encoding SAM-dependent methyltransferase produces the protein MSSFFTRFMSHHIKVGNLIVITCDGQHTRIGDESGKPIVIRFADRATQCYIMFNPELALGEAFMDGKLRIEQGTLYELLELVFQNTGVDRLTGVARFMRRFTRLKRRIQQYNPVGRSKSNVAHHYDLDGSLYRLFLDSDSQYSCAYFEGRGSSLEEAQLAKKRHLAAKLLIEPEHRVLDIGSGWGGLGLYLSEMTQADVTGVTLSQHQHAISNGRAKDIASSRRPRFLLQDYRDIKQQFDRIVSVGMFEHVGIGHFDEFFAKIRALLKPDGVMLLHSIGVFDGPSHTNPWIQKYIFPGGYIPSLSEVLAAIERQGLVVCDIEILRLHYAETLKAWRERFLARRDEAVALYDERFARMWEFYLASSETAFRYQGMMVFQIQLARDQSAAPLRRDYIHAAESRLRELEICKPVPLSHVAE, from the coding sequence ATGTCTTCGTTTTTCACTCGTTTCATGTCTCACCACATCAAGGTGGGCAACCTCATTGTCATCACCTGCGATGGTCAACATACGCGTATCGGAGACGAAAGCGGCAAGCCGATCGTTATCCGTTTCGCAGACCGCGCAACCCAATGCTACATTATGTTCAATCCAGAGCTCGCGCTTGGCGAGGCGTTTATGGATGGCAAGTTGCGCATTGAGCAAGGCACCCTCTATGAACTGCTTGAACTGGTATTTCAGAACACGGGCGTGGATCGTCTGACGGGCGTCGCCCGATTTATGCGCCGGTTCACGCGCTTGAAACGGCGTATCCAGCAATATAATCCGGTCGGGCGCTCAAAGAGCAATGTGGCGCACCATTACGACCTCGATGGCTCGCTCTATCGGTTATTTCTCGATTCAGACAGCCAGTATTCCTGTGCTTATTTCGAGGGGCGGGGCAGTTCGCTGGAAGAAGCGCAGCTTGCTAAAAAACGGCATCTGGCTGCCAAGCTGTTGATCGAGCCGGAGCATCGTGTTCTCGATATCGGATCAGGATGGGGTGGACTTGGGCTCTATCTGTCCGAGATGACCCAGGCGGACGTCACGGGCGTCACGTTGTCGCAACATCAGCATGCAATTTCGAATGGTCGTGCCAAGGACATTGCATCCTCGCGTCGGCCTCGATTTTTGCTGCAAGATTATCGGGATATCAAGCAACAATTCGACCGGATCGTTTCCGTCGGCATGTTTGAACATGTCGGGATTGGCCATTTCGATGAGTTTTTTGCGAAAATCCGGGCTTTGCTCAAGCCTGACGGGGTGATGCTTTTGCATTCCATCGGCGTATTCGATGGGCCCTCCCATACCAATCCCTGGATACAGAAATACATCTTTCCAGGCGGCTATATTCCATCTCTTTCGGAAGTGCTGGCGGCAATCGAACGGCAAGGGCTGGTGGTCTGCGATATCGAGATATTGCGCCTGCACTATGCCGAAACCTTGAAAGCTTGGCGCGAGCGGTTCCTGGCCCGGCGGGACGAAGCGGTGGCCCTTTATGACGAGCGGTTTGCCCGCATGTGGGAATTTTATCTCGCGTCATCGGAGACCGCATTTCGGTATCAAGGGATGATGGTTTTTCAAATTCAGCTGGCGCGCGATCAGTCGGCAGCTCCTCTGCGGCGCGATTATATTCATGCCGCTGAAAGCCGCCTGCGGGAGCTGGAGATCTGCAAGCCCGTTCCGTTGAGCCATGTCGCGGAATAG
- the araD gene encoding L-arabinonate dehydratase: MTSKKNPETLRSARWFAPDDLRSFGHRSRMMQLGYAEEDFRDKPVIGILDTWSELNTCHAHFKERVQDVKRGVTQAGGFPVQMPSLSVDESFTKPTSMLYRNMLAMETEEMIRSHPLDGVVLMGGCDKTTPGLVMGAISAGVPMIYLPAGPMLRGNYAGKILGSGSDAWKYWDERRAGHISDAEWLGIQGGIARSAGTCMTMGTASTMTAIADAMGLTLPGASSIPAVDANHQRMSASCGRRIVEMVWEDLTPDQIITDAACRNAAIVAMATGCSTNAVVHLIAMARRAGVDLTLDDLDALGRVTPLIANVRPSGKDYLMEDFFYAGGLRALMKQLEERLDLSALTVTGKTMGENLEGAEVYNDDVIRPLSNPVYHQGSLAVLRGNLCPTGAVIKPAACDPKFHVHQGPALVFDSYPEMKKAIDDEHLDVTPDHVLVLRNAGPLGGPGFPEWGMLPIPKALIKQGHRDMLRISDARMSGTSYGACVLHVSPESYIGGPLALLQTGDIVRLDLPNRSLDMLVDDAELARRKAAWTAPEPHFQRGYGWMFSRHVTQADKGCDFDFLETSFGKSAGEPDIY, encoded by the coding sequence ATGACAAGCAAGAAAAACCCTGAAACGCTGCGCAGCGCCCGCTGGTTCGCCCCCGACGATCTGCGCAGTTTCGGCCACCGGTCCCGCATGATGCAGCTCGGCTACGCGGAAGAAGATTTCCGCGATAAGCCAGTGATCGGTATCCTCGACACCTGGTCCGAGCTCAATACCTGTCACGCCCATTTCAAGGAGAGGGTTCAGGACGTGAAGCGCGGTGTCACCCAGGCCGGTGGCTTTCCGGTCCAGATGCCATCGCTGTCCGTCGATGAAAGCTTCACCAAGCCAACCTCCATGCTCTACCGCAACATGCTGGCGATGGAGACGGAAGAAATGATCCGCTCGCATCCGCTCGACGGCGTGGTGCTGATGGGCGGTTGCGACAAGACGACCCCCGGTCTGGTGATGGGTGCGATTTCGGCTGGCGTGCCGATGATTTACCTACCAGCCGGCCCGATGCTGCGCGGCAATTATGCCGGCAAGATCCTGGGGTCCGGTTCGGATGCCTGGAAATATTGGGACGAGCGGCGCGCCGGACATATTTCCGATGCGGAATGGCTGGGCATTCAAGGCGGTATCGCCCGTTCCGCAGGCACCTGCATGACCATGGGTACGGCCTCGACCATGACGGCAATCGCCGATGCCATGGGCCTGACCCTGCCCGGTGCCTCCTCGATCCCCGCGGTCGATGCCAATCACCAGCGTATGTCGGCGTCCTGTGGCCGCCGCATCGTCGAGATGGTTTGGGAAGACCTGACACCGGACCAGATCATCACCGACGCCGCCTGCCGCAACGCCGCTATCGTCGCCATGGCCACCGGCTGTTCCACCAATGCCGTCGTCCACCTGATTGCCATGGCCCGCCGTGCCGGTGTCGATCTCACCCTCGACGATCTTGATGCGCTGGGCCGTGTGACACCGTTGATCGCCAATGTCCGCCCGTCCGGCAAGGACTACCTGATGGAGGATTTCTTTTATGCGGGCGGCCTGCGCGCCTTGATGAAGCAACTCGAGGAGCGGCTTGACCTTTCAGCCCTGACCGTCACCGGGAAAACCATGGGCGAAAATCTCGAGGGTGCGGAGGTCTATAACGACGACGTCATCCGGCCGCTATCCAATCCGGTCTATCATCAAGGTTCGCTCGCCGTGTTGCGGGGCAATCTCTGCCCGACAGGCGCTGTCATCAAACCGGCGGCCTGCGATCCGAAATTTCACGTCCACCAAGGACCGGCCCTGGTATTCGACAGCTATCCAGAGATGAAGAAGGCCATCGACGATGAACATCTCGACGTAACACCCGATCATGTTCTGGTGCTGCGCAATGCCGGACCGCTGGGTGGGCCGGGCTTTCCTGAATGGGGCATGCTGCCGATCCCCAAAGCGCTGATCAAACAGGGCCACCGCGACATGCTGCGGATTTCGGATGCCCGCATGTCCGGCACATCCTACGGCGCCTGCGTGCTGCATGTCTCGCCCGAGAGCTATATCGGCGGCCCGCTGGCGCTGTTGCAGACCGGCGACATCGTGCGGCTGGATCTTCCCAATCGCAGCCTCGACATGCTGGTCGATGACGCGGAACTCGCCCGCCGCAAGGCGGCATGGACGGCACCGGAACCGCATTTTCAACGCGGCTATGGCTGGATGTTCTCCCGTCATGTGACGCAGGCCGATAAGGGCTGCGATTTCGATTTTCTTGAAACCAGCTTCGGCAAATCGGCTGGTGAGCCGGATATCTATTAA
- a CDS encoding nitroreductase family protein gives MSISSNNRSSDYDIDQIFLDRWSPRALDPQAMSEEDLMTILEAARWAPSSFNAQPWRFIYAQRDTPEWQNIFGLLAPMNQAWASRASVLVVIVSANTAIMPMQTEPVPSYSHSFDAGAAWAYLALQATRLGWYAHGMAGFDVPRSYEVLGVPDSFRVEAVIAIGRIGDKSLLPPPLQEREQPNGRRPLQESAMKGRFVG, from the coding sequence GTGTCCATTTCTTCAAATAATCGCTCTTCGGATTACGATATCGATCAGATTTTTCTGGATCGCTGGTCTCCTCGGGCGCTTGATCCCCAGGCAATGTCAGAGGAAGATCTGATGACGATTTTGGAGGCGGCTCGTTGGGCGCCGTCCTCATTCAATGCCCAGCCCTGGAGATTCATTTACGCGCAGCGCGATACGCCGGAATGGCAGAATATTTTCGGTCTGCTCGCGCCGATGAACCAGGCGTGGGCATCGCGTGCTTCGGTACTGGTGGTGATTGTTTCTGCAAATACAGCGATCATGCCAATGCAGACTGAGCCGGTTCCCTCTTACAGCCATTCCTTCGACGCAGGCGCTGCCTGGGCCTATCTTGCACTGCAAGCAACGCGTCTCGGCTGGTATGCTCATGGCATGGCTGGGTTCGATGTTCCACGCAGCTACGAAGTGCTTGGGGTCCCAGACAGCTTCCGGGTTGAAGCCGTCATCGCGATCGGCAGGATCGGCGACAAGAGCTTGTTGCCACCACCTCTGCAGGAGCGCGAGCAGCCAAACGGGCGCCGTCCGCTCCAGGAATCAGCGATGAAAGGACGTTTCGTCGGCTGA
- a CDS encoding nuclear transport factor 2 family protein — protein sequence MSEDRTTANKRLVLDFFRCVFEARNPDAARDFVTEDYIQHTDQLPSGLAALEAFVRNIFPDGPVPTPPQLQHPPEFIVAEGDMVVLSALMPQPDPEHPGEMCLRYVFNAFRISDGKLAEHWGSAGKVHRSV from the coding sequence ATGAGCGAAGATCGCACCACTGCCAACAAACGCCTGGTGCTTGACTTCTTCCGCTGTGTCTTCGAGGCGCGCAACCCGGACGCCGCGCGCGATTTCGTTACCGAGGATTATATCCAGCATACCGATCAACTTCCGAGTGGCTTGGCTGCGCTGGAAGCGTTTGTTCGCAATATTTTTCCCGACGGCCCGGTGCCGACACCACCCCAACTCCAGCATCCGCCGGAATTTATCGTCGCAGAAGGCGACATGGTGGTTCTGTCGGCCCTCATGCCTCAGCCTGATCCAGAGCACCCCGGTGAGATGTGCTTGCGGTATGTTTTCAACGCGTTCCGCATCTCTGATGGAAAGCTCGCCGAGCATTGGGGAAGCGCCGGTAAGGTGCATCGATCCGTCTAA
- a CDS encoding acyl-CoA dehydrogenase family protein, whose amino-acid sequence MNLASAPRHEENARQPYAAVSVGPSEAGQIMRDKVLALVPLIRREAEAGEKLGAMTPAVVNALNEVGFFKITLPREYGGYGFGARDIAEVVGAAATGDGSTAWSGFVSVGLRNAFVFDEQTVSELMADAGSWVGPLMVGASVFSQIVGDARLVDGGFMVRGKWSFGSGCKHAKWAFVGIQWEEGGVPHRGIALLSRDQYEIVDDWHVMGLQGTSSNSITAPDEVFVPTRRTMASAEMPIRLAKIRNRFEGVGYQTGAFGMMLTVTISNVAITLGMAKGCLQEFSQQANARKPFNLPYDTVAQTPSTQVVAGRVNAMINAAETLIHGVADEVDRRAASGRDFEPREESLNTMNLVFAARLCADAIDMMQICLGSSTVTLKNPIQRFARDARVLISHGAIRQDPAAEIAGRHVLGLPPFNMFAGGLPQK is encoded by the coding sequence ATGAATTTGGCATCTGCGCCTCGGCATGAGGAAAACGCCCGGCAACCTTACGCAGCTGTGTCTGTTGGTCCAAGCGAGGCAGGACAGATCATGCGCGACAAAGTGCTGGCGCTGGTGCCTTTGATCCGACGCGAAGCCGAAGCCGGTGAGAAATTGGGTGCAATGACGCCTGCTGTCGTCAATGCACTGAATGAAGTCGGATTTTTCAAAATCACCTTGCCCCGCGAATATGGTGGCTATGGGTTTGGCGCCCGTGACATTGCCGAGGTTGTTGGGGCCGCGGCGACCGGAGATGGCTCGACAGCCTGGTCAGGCTTTGTCTCGGTTGGCCTCAGAAACGCATTTGTTTTTGATGAGCAAACTGTTTCCGAATTGATGGCGGATGCTGGCTCCTGGGTGGGGCCTCTCATGGTCGGCGCATCGGTCTTCTCGCAGATTGTCGGCGATGCAAGACTGGTCGATGGCGGTTTTATGGTCCGCGGCAAGTGGAGCTTCGGCAGCGGTTGCAAACACGCGAAATGGGCATTTGTCGGAATCCAATGGGAAGAGGGGGGCGTTCCTCACCGCGGGATCGCCCTGCTTTCCCGGGACCAGTATGAAATTGTCGACGATTGGCATGTCATGGGTCTTCAGGGTACATCGAGCAACAGTATCACCGCCCCTGATGAAGTATTCGTACCCACGCGCCGCACGATGGCTTCGGCTGAGATGCCGATCCGCCTCGCGAAAATCCGCAATCGGTTCGAGGGGGTCGGCTACCAGACCGGTGCCTTTGGAATGATGTTGACGGTGACCATTTCCAACGTGGCGATCACGCTTGGCATGGCAAAAGGCTGTTTGCAGGAGTTTTCTCAGCAGGCGAATGCCCGCAAGCCCTTTAATCTTCCCTATGACACCGTTGCGCAAACGCCTTCGACCCAGGTTGTTGCCGGACGGGTGAACGCAATGATCAATGCAGCGGAAACACTGATCCATGGTGTGGCCGATGAAGTGGACAGGCGAGCGGCTTCCGGTCGCGATTTCGAGCCGCGCGAAGAGTCTTTGAATACCATGAACCTGGTGTTTGCTGCCCGCCTGTGTGCAGACGCTATCGATATGATGCAAATCTGCCTCGGTTCCTCGACGGTCACATTGAAGAATCCTATTCAGCGGTTTGCGCGTGATGCACGCGTTCTTATCTCGCACGGGGCTATCCGTCAGGATCCGGCTGCCGAAATCGCCGGCCGGCACGTGCTGGGCCTGCCACCCTTCAATATGTTCGCGGGCGGTCTTCCGCAAAAATAA
- a CDS encoding ribonuclease activity regulator RraA, whose translation MTDYVLSDATRAKYKKISTASIATALFKRGLRNQFIQGVVPVAPKAETMVGQAFTLRYIVAREDRNPITVFRDQKHPQRVAMEICPAGHVLVMDARKDSRAATAGSILITRLALRGAAGVVSDGGFRDAEGIGALDMPAYYAKPSAPTNLTLHEAIDINVPISCGDVAVFPGDVLVGDRDGVMVIPAHLADELADECTDMESYEDFVLEQVKAGAVIIGLYPCTKDEHQQKYEAWRKEHGR comes from the coding sequence ATGACAGACTATGTGCTGAGCGACGCGACCCGCGCCAAATACAAGAAGATCTCGACCGCATCGATTGCCACCGCGTTGTTTAAACGCGGCCTGCGCAACCAGTTCATTCAAGGCGTCGTGCCGGTGGCGCCAAAGGCCGAAACCATGGTCGGCCAGGCGTTTACGCTGCGCTATATCGTGGCACGCGAGGACCGCAATCCGATCACCGTTTTCCGAGATCAGAAGCATCCACAACGTGTCGCCATGGAAATTTGCCCTGCCGGCCATGTGCTGGTGATGGACGCGCGCAAGGACTCCCGTGCCGCCACCGCAGGCTCGATCCTTATCACCCGTCTGGCGTTGCGTGGAGCAGCAGGCGTGGTTTCCGATGGCGGTTTTCGCGATGCGGAAGGGATTGGTGCCCTCGACATGCCCGCCTATTATGCAAAACCATCGGCGCCGACCAATCTGACTCTGCATGAGGCCATCGATATCAACGTACCGATCTCCTGCGGCGATGTCGCCGTATTTCCGGGCGATGTGCTGGTTGGCGACCGCGATGGCGTCATGGTCATTCCCGCCCATCTGGCAGACGAATTGGCCGACGAATGCACCGACATGGAAAGCTACGAGGATTTCGTCCTGGAACAGGTGAAGGCCGGTGCGGTCATTATCGGCCTGTACCCCTGCACGAAAGACGAACACCAGCAAAAATACGAGGCCTGGCGCAAGGAACATGGGCGCTAA
- a CDS encoding ABC transporter permease has translation MLSPNIILAADVAAAKPYDNIKPVEQKLSVFETLWGISALRKTLLIVVLAVIWQVYASFLDNPLLFPTLSDTLVTLTDRFADGTLPARIWTTLQVLFMGYTVGTVLAALLTVLAINTRIGTDFLETMTAMFNPLPAISLLPLALIWFGLGASSLVFVLVHSVLWAVALNTHSGFLGVSRTLRMVGANYGLTGISYVLRILVPAAFPSILTGLKIGWAFAWRTLIAAELVFGVSSGQGGLGWFIFENRNLLDIPAVFAGLLTVIIIGLIVENLVFQTIERHTIQKWGMKE, from the coding sequence ATGCTGTCCCCAAACATCATCCTTGCCGCCGATGTCGCGGCGGCCAAGCCCTATGACAATATCAAGCCGGTCGAACAAAAACTGAGCGTCTTTGAAACGCTGTGGGGCATCAGTGCCTTGCGCAAGACGCTGTTGATCGTGGTTCTGGCAGTCATCTGGCAGGTCTATGCCTCCTTTCTCGATAATCCGCTGCTTTTTCCCACCTTGAGCGACACATTGGTGACGTTGACCGACCGCTTTGCCGACGGCACCCTGCCCGCCCGCATCTGGACGACGCTGCAAGTCCTGTTCATGGGCTATACTGTCGGCACGGTGCTTGCCGCGCTGCTGACGGTGCTTGCCATCAATACCCGCATCGGCACCGATTTTCTGGAAACCATGACAGCGATGTTCAACCCGCTGCCAGCCATTTCGCTGCTGCCTTTGGCGTTGATCTGGTTCGGGCTCGGTGCCTCCAGCCTGGTCTTCGTGCTGGTTCACTCGGTCCTATGGGCCGTGGCTCTGAATACGCATTCCGGCTTTCTCGGCGTATCGCGCACGTTGCGCATGGTCGGCGCCAATTACGGCCTGACCGGCATTTCCTATGTGCTGCGCATCCTGGTTCCGGCGGCCTTCCCTTCGATCCTCACCGGCCTGAAAATCGGCTGGGCCTTTGCCTGGCGCACGTTGATAGCTGCCGAACTGGTGTTCGGTGTCTCCTCGGGACAGGGCGGCCTTGGCTGGTTCATCTTCGAAAACCGCAATCTGCTGGATATTCCCGCAGTGTTTGCAGGCCTGCTGACCGTCATCATTATCGGCCTGATCGTCGAAAATCTGGTCTTCCAGACGATCGAGCGCCACACAATCCAGAAATGGGGCATGAAGGAATAG